In Bradyrhizobium lablabi, one DNA window encodes the following:
- a CDS encoding copper chaperone PCu(A)C yields the protein MGAAVLACFLAAPVRAEEVKAGDLVITQAWSRATPGGAKIGSGYLTIENKGSAPDRLVGGSADIAGKLQVHEMATTNGVMTMRPLDNGLTVEPGKTVKLAPGGYHLMLFDLKSPLKQGDKVPVTLEFEKAGKVKLSLDVQGVGAQGPAGAGDAGGHMDMKKMPDGMKM from the coding sequence ATGGGCGCTGCGGTGCTCGCCTGCTTCCTCGCAGCGCCGGTGCGCGCCGAGGAGGTCAAGGCCGGCGATCTCGTCATCACGCAGGCCTGGAGCCGCGCCACGCCAGGCGGTGCGAAAATCGGCAGCGGGTATCTCACCATCGAAAACAAGGGATCAGCGCCGGACCGGCTGGTCGGCGGCTCGGCCGACATCGCCGGCAAGCTCCAGGTCCACGAGATGGCCACCACCAACGGCGTGATGACCATGCGCCCGCTCGATAACGGGTTGACCGTCGAGCCCGGCAAGACCGTAAAACTGGCGCCGGGCGGTTATCATCTGATGCTGTTCGATCTGAAGAGCCCGCTCAAGCAGGGCGACAAGGTGCCGGTGACGCTCGAGTTCGAAAAGGCCGGCAAGGTGAAACTCTCGCTCGACGTGCAGGGCGTCGGCGCGCAAGGGCCGGCGGGGGCGGGCGATGCGGGCGGCCACATGGACATGAAGAAGATGCCCGACGGCATGAAGATGTGA
- the proS gene encoding proline--tRNA ligase, translating into MRLSRFFLPILKENPKEAEIVSHRLMLRAGMMRQEAAGIYAWLPLGLRVLKKIEQIVREEQNRAGALELLMPTLQLADLWRESGRYDAYGPEMLRITDRHKRELLFGPTNEEMITEIFRAYVKSYKSLPLNLYHIQWKFRDEQRPRFGVMRGREFLMKDAYSFDIDEAAARRSYNKMFVAYLRTFARMGLKAIPMRAETGPIGGDLSHEFIVLAETGESAVYCDSDVLSLPVPGEEIDYDGDLEPIIRQWTSVYAATEDVHDAARFDREVGPEKKVHTRGIEVGQIFYFGTKYSDTMKAMVAGPDGADVPIHGGSYGVGVSRLVGAIIEACHDDAGIKWPEAVAPFKAVILNLKQGSDDTDTACEKLYQELTAKGVEVLYDDTDQRAGAKFAAADLIGIPWQILVGPKGLVDGKLELKRRGDGTRENLSPAEVVARLTS; encoded by the coding sequence ATGCGATTGTCGCGGTTCTTTCTGCCCATCCTGAAAGAGAATCCGAAAGAGGCGGAGATCGTGTCGCATCGGCTGATGCTGCGCGCGGGCATGATGCGGCAGGAGGCGGCGGGCATCTATGCCTGGCTGCCGCTGGGCTTGCGGGTGCTTAAGAAGATCGAACAGATCGTCCGCGAGGAACAGAACCGCGCCGGCGCGCTGGAACTGTTGATGCCGACGCTGCAGCTCGCAGATCTTTGGCGCGAAAGCGGCCGCTACGATGCTTACGGTCCAGAAATGCTGCGCATTACCGACCGCCACAAGCGCGAATTGCTGTTTGGTCCGACCAATGAGGAAATGATCACCGAGATTTTCCGCGCCTACGTGAAATCCTACAAGAGCCTGCCGCTCAACCTCTATCATATCCAGTGGAAATTCCGCGACGAGCAGCGGCCGCGGTTCGGCGTCATGCGCGGCCGCGAATTCCTGATGAAGGATGCCTATTCGTTCGACATCGACGAGGCCGCGGCGCGGCGCTCCTACAACAAGATGTTCGTCGCCTATTTGCGCACCTTTGCACGGATGGGACTGAAGGCGATCCCGATGCGCGCCGAGACCGGCCCAATCGGCGGCGATCTCAGCCACGAATTCATCGTGCTCGCGGAAACCGGCGAGTCCGCCGTCTATTGCGACAGCGACGTGCTCAGTCTGCCTGTGCCCGGCGAGGAGATCGATTACGACGGCGATCTCGAGCCGATCATCAGGCAATGGACCTCGGTCTATGCCGCGACCGAGGACGTCCACGACGCCGCGCGTTTCGACCGCGAGGTGGGGCCTGAGAAGAAAGTCCACACCAGGGGCATCGAGGTCGGCCAGATCTTCTATTTCGGCACCAAATATTCCGACACCATGAAGGCCATGGTCGCCGGTCCCGACGGCGCCGATGTGCCGATCCATGGCGGCTCCTACGGCGTCGGCGTCTCGCGTTTGGTCGGCGCCATCATCGAGGCCTGCCATGACGATGCCGGCATCAAATGGCCGGAAGCGGTGGCCCCGTTCAAGGCTGTCATCCTCAATCTGAAGCAGGGCTCCGATGACACCGACACCGCCTGCGAAAAGCTCTACCAGGAACTCACCGCCAAGGGCGTCGAAGTCCTCTACGACGACACCGACCAGCGCGCCGGCGCCAAATTCGCCGCCGCCGACCTGATCGGCATTCCCTGGCAGATTCTGGTCGGGCCGAAAGGGCTCGTCGACGGCAAGCTCGAGCTCAAGCGGCGCGGCGACGGGACGCGCGAGAATCTCAGCCCGGCCGAGGTCGTGGCGCGATTAACCTCGTGA
- a CDS encoding lipoprotein-releasing ABC transporter permease subunit has translation MDESMSEPVRTPPFAPFEWLLSGRYLRARRKEGFISVIAGFSFLGIMLGVATLIIVMAVMNGFRKELLDKILGLNGHLLVQPLESPLTDWKDVAERINQVAGIRLAAPVVDGQGLGSSPFNAAGVFIRGIRADDLNNLTSIAKNIKQGSLENFDEGQGVAIGRRLADQLSLHAGDSITLVSPKGAVTPMGTTPRIKPYKIAAVFEIGMSEYDASFVFMPLAEAQAYFNRNNDVTAIEVFTTNPDKIDTYRKTVTEAAGRPVFLVDWRQRNSTFFNALQVERNVMFLILTMIVLVAALNIVSGLIMLVKDKGQDIAILRTMGASQGSIMRIFLITGASIGVVGTMTGFFVGLLICLNIESIRQFLSWLTNTELFSPELYFLSKLPAEVDFGETSAVVIMALTLSFLATLYPSWRAARLDPVEALRYE, from the coding sequence ATGGATGAATCCATGAGCGAGCCAGTTCGAACCCCACCTTTCGCGCCATTCGAATGGCTGCTGTCCGGACGCTATTTGCGGGCACGTCGCAAGGAAGGTTTTATCTCGGTCATCGCCGGTTTCTCCTTCCTCGGCATCATGCTCGGCGTCGCCACGCTGATCATCGTAATGGCGGTCATGAACGGTTTTCGCAAGGAGCTGTTGGACAAGATCCTCGGCCTCAACGGACATCTCCTGGTGCAGCCGCTGGAATCGCCCCTGACCGACTGGAAGGACGTCGCCGAGCGTATCAACCAGGTCGCGGGCATTAGGCTCGCGGCACCCGTCGTCGATGGCCAGGGACTGGGATCCTCGCCGTTCAACGCGGCCGGCGTCTTCATCCGCGGCATCCGCGCCGACGATCTCAACAACCTCACCTCGATCGCCAAGAACATCAAGCAGGGCTCGCTCGAGAATTTTGACGAGGGGCAGGGCGTCGCCATCGGCCGCAGGCTGGCCGATCAATTGTCGCTGCATGCCGGCGACAGCATCACGCTGGTCTCGCCGAAGGGCGCGGTGACCCCGATGGGCACGACGCCGCGCATAAAACCGTACAAGATCGCGGCCGTGTTCGAGATCGGCATGTCGGAATATGACGCGAGCTTCGTGTTCATGCCGCTGGCCGAGGCGCAAGCCTATTTCAACCGCAACAACGACGTGACCGCGATCGAGGTGTTCACCACCAACCCCGACAAGATCGACACCTACCGCAAGACCGTGACCGAAGCCGCCGGGCGGCCGGTGTTTCTGGTCGACTGGCGGCAGCGCAACTCGACCTTCTTCAACGCGCTGCAGGTCGAACGCAACGTGATGTTCTTGATCCTCACCATGATCGTGCTGGTGGCGGCACTCAACATCGTCTCCGGCCTGATCATGCTGGTGAAAGACAAGGGCCAGGACATCGCGATCCTGCGCACCATGGGCGCCTCGCAGGGCTCGATCATGCGGATATTCCTGATCACCGGCGCCTCGATCGGGGTCGTCGGTACCATGACCGGCTTTTTCGTCGGCCTTCTGATCTGCCTGAATATCGAATCGATCCGCCAGTTTCTGTCCTGGCTCACCAACACCGAATTGTTCTCGCCGGAGCTTTATTTTCTCTCCAAGCTGCCGGCCGAGGTCGATTTCGGTGAGACCAGCGCGGTCGTGATCATGGCGCTGACGCTGTCCTTCCTTGCCACCCTCTATCCCTCCTGGCGCGCCGCCCGGCTCGATCCCGTCGAAGCGCTCCGGTACGAGTGA
- a CDS encoding ABC transporter ATP-binding protein, whose product MEQGAEDVPVVYLHEIKRQYTQGETTLTILNGAKLALWAGQSVALVAPSGAGKSTLLHIAGLLESPDDGEVYIGGTATSGLSDIERTQIRRTDIGFVYQSHRLLPEFSALENVMLPQMIRGLKRAETVKRATEILAYLGLGERIKHRPAELSGGEQQRVAIARAVANAPRALLADEPTGNLDPNTADHVFHALMQLVKATRVAMLIATHNMELAGRMDRRVSLVDGLVVELD is encoded by the coding sequence ATGGAGCAGGGGGCGGAAGATGTACCGGTCGTCTATCTCCACGAGATAAAACGCCAGTACACGCAGGGGGAAACCACCCTGACCATCCTCAACGGCGCCAAGCTCGCGCTGTGGGCCGGACAGTCGGTAGCGCTGGTGGCGCCCTCCGGCGCCGGCAAATCGACATTGCTGCATATCGCGGGCCTGCTCGAGAGCCCCGACGACGGCGAGGTCTATATCGGCGGCACCGCGACTTCGGGATTGTCGGACATCGAGCGCACGCAAATTCGCCGCACCGACATCGGCTTCGTCTATCAGTCGCATCGGCTCTTGCCGGAATTCTCCGCACTCGAAAATGTCATGCTGCCGCAGATGATACGAGGGCTGAAGCGTGCCGAGACCGTCAAGCGCGCCACCGAGATCCTGGCCTATCTGGGCCTCGGCGAACGCATCAAACACCGGCCGGCGGAATTATCGGGCGGCGAGCAGCAGCGGGTGGCGATCGCGCGCGCGGTCGCCAACGCGCCACGGGCGCTGCTGGCGGATGAACCGACCGGAAATCTCGATCCGAACACCGCCGACCATGTGTTCCATGCGCTGATGCAGCTCGTCAAAGCCACCCGCGTCGCGATGCTGATCGCGACCCACAACATGGAGTTGGCGGGCCGGATGGACCGCCGGGTGTCGCTGGTGGACGGCCTGGTGGTCGAATTGGATTAG
- a CDS encoding DUF3551 domain-containing protein → MRILGLAILAIATASMAGSARAQTYDPSYPVCLHVYGKATYYECRYTSLAQCNLSASGRAAQCLVNPYFASAYQEPYGRYPKRHRRVY, encoded by the coding sequence ATGCGCATCCTGGGTTTGGCGATCTTGGCGATCGCGACGGCGTCGATGGCCGGGTCGGCACGGGCCCAGACCTACGACCCCAGTTATCCGGTTTGCCTGCATGTGTATGGCAAGGCGACCTATTACGAATGCCGATATACGTCGCTGGCGCAGTGCAATCTTTCCGCCTCCGGCCGCGCCGCCCAATGCCTGGTCAATCCGTACTTCGCGAGCGCGTATCAGGAGCCGTACGGACGGTACCCCAAGCGGCATCGCCGGGTTTATTGA
- a CDS encoding DUF3551 domain-containing protein has protein sequence MRGTSWQTAFWALTLCGAAWTSAALPAAAQEYPFCIKGCDFGSGRGDCSFSSYAQCRASAAGRTAWCDANPYYSARAELQPAHSRLSHRRF, from the coding sequence ATGCGCGGGACTTCCTGGCAAACGGCATTTTGGGCGCTGACGCTGTGCGGCGCCGCCTGGACCTCCGCCGCGCTGCCGGCGGCGGCGCAGGAATATCCGTTCTGCATCAAGGGCTGCGATTTCGGCTCCGGCCGCGGTGACTGCAGCTTTTCCAGCTACGCGCAGTGCCGCGCCAGCGCCGCGGGGCGGACCGCCTGGTGCGACGCCAATCCCTATTACAGCGCCCGGGCCGAATTGCAGCCGGCCCACAGCCGCCTGTCCCACCGGAGGTTCTGA
- a CDS encoding DUF3551 domain-containing protein has product MRNIALILVAAGGLAVVGLAPAEAVGTRHPFCLQGNQYPGLSNCVWDSYEQCQATASGRFLYCIENPYYRADDDYAPRPTRGRNRTRSVYPAY; this is encoded by the coding sequence ATGCGTAACATCGCTCTCATCCTGGTGGCCGCGGGCGGCTTGGCGGTGGTTGGGCTTGCGCCGGCCGAGGCCGTCGGCACCCGCCATCCCTTTTGTCTTCAGGGCAACCAATATCCGGGGCTGAGCAACTGCGTCTGGGACAGCTACGAGCAGTGTCAGGCCACGGCCTCGGGGCGGTTTCTCTACTGCATCGAAAATCCCTATTACAGGGCCGACGACGATTACGCCCCGCGCCCCACTCGCGGCCGCAATCGCACACGCTCGGTATATCCCGCCTACTGA
- a CDS encoding RNA polymerase sigma factor region1.1 domain-containing protein yields the protein MKLAELIRRAIEMAEPTGTITFNQLNDLVPSDQVGPEDIEALLSALSDADIRLVEE from the coding sequence ATGAAATTGGCGGAATTAATCCGAAGGGCGATTGAGATGGCAGAGCCGACAGGCACCATCACGTTCAATCAACTCAATGACTTGGTCCCATCCGATCAAGTTGGGCCGGAGGACATTGAAGCCCTTCTCTCCGCGCTGAGCGATGCGGACATCCGGCTCGTCGAAGAATAG